In one Candidatus Nomurabacteria bacterium genomic region, the following are encoded:
- a CDS encoding RNA-binding protein gives MSAKLFVGGVPFRATEEEIRDHFAQAGEVVEVFIPLDRETRRPRGFVFVTMADEASAEKAIEMFNEQDFGGRQIKVNLALPQERR, from the coding sequence ATGTCTGCAAAATTGTTTGTCGGCGGCGTTCCATTCCGTGCTACGGAAGAGGAAATCCGCGACCACTTCGCTCAAGCTGGTGAGGTTGTAGAGGTATTCATCCCTCTCGATCGCGAAACTCGTCGTCCTCGTGGCTTCGTTTTCGTCACTATGGCTGACGAAGCTTCGGCTGAAAAAGCTATTGAAATGTTCAACGAACAGGACTTTGGCGGCCGTCAGATCAAGGTTAACCTCGCGCTTCCACAAGAACGCCGTTAA
- the gatB gene encoding Asp-tRNA(Asn)/Glu-tRNA(Gln) amidotransferase subunit GatB, giving the protein MPRITIIGLEIHARLKTKSKMFCSCPNVDDATAPNTAICPICTGQPGALPAVNQEAVHLGVRLGLALGCRIPDEAHFDRKNYFYPDLPKGYQISQFDHPICIDGELWIDVPGQEAPRDRIRVGITRAHLEEDAAKNSHDGASQATLVDYNRGGSPLIEIVSEPDLRSPAEAKAYVQEMQNILRAIGSSAADMEKGHMRCDANISLLEVDENGRRLQDEFNPKVEIKNLNSFRSVEHALTYEIARQNEMHDRGEIPQGATRGWDENTGKTFEQRSKENSADYRYFPEPDLPPLVLSAIREQEKTRLPELPAAKRARLVEEYQFTADDVKLIVSNGWTDFADQIMSELKAWMNAANIDADISKLSKLMSGWLLSKLPAILTQKEISFEDLRITPENFAEFVKLVYEGAVSSTNAQKLLALMVDSGADPSQLMEDHTLGQISDPAMITETVERLITQNPQQTEQIKNGEVKLVKWFVGCVMKATEGRINPELAEEELKKQLGIV; this is encoded by the coding sequence ATGCCTCGTATTACCATTATCGGCCTCGAAATCCATGCCCGACTTAAAACCAAGAGCAAAATGTTTTGCTCTTGCCCTAATGTTGACGATGCCACCGCACCAAATACAGCTATTTGCCCCATATGTACGGGTCAGCCAGGAGCATTGCCTGCCGTTAACCAAGAAGCTGTTCACCTCGGTGTACGCCTAGGTCTTGCCCTTGGATGCCGTATCCCTGATGAGGCACACTTTGATCGCAAAAACTACTTTTATCCCGACTTACCAAAAGGCTACCAGATCTCCCAATTTGATCACCCAATTTGTATTGATGGCGAGCTCTGGATTGATGTTCCGGGACAAGAAGCTCCGAGAGATCGTATTCGCGTAGGCATTACACGCGCCCATCTCGAAGAAGACGCCGCAAAGAATTCACATGATGGCGCCTCTCAAGCCACACTTGTTGATTATAACCGAGGCGGCTCTCCTTTGATTGAGATTGTAAGCGAACCTGATCTGCGCTCACCAGCCGAAGCAAAAGCATACGTACAAGAGATGCAAAACATTCTACGCGCGATCGGCTCATCTGCTGCTGACATGGAAAAAGGCCATATGCGTTGTGACGCAAATATCTCGCTTTTAGAAGTCGACGAAAATGGTCGCCGTCTTCAAGATGAGTTCAATCCAAAAGTAGAGATCAAAAATCTGAACTCATTCCGTTCAGTAGAGCATGCATTAACGTATGAGATTGCACGTCAAAACGAAATGCATGACCGAGGCGAAATCCCTCAAGGCGCAACACGTGGCTGGGATGAAAATACCGGCAAAACCTTTGAACAACGTAGCAAAGAAAATAGCGCCGACTATCGCTACTTTCCTGAACCAGACTTACCACCACTTGTCCTTAGCGCAATTCGCGAACAAGAAAAGACACGTCTCCCAGAACTTCCTGCTGCAAAACGTGCACGTCTTGTTGAGGAGTATCAATTTACCGCTGATGACGTAAAACTCATTGTAAGTAATGGCTGGACGGATTTTGCTGATCAAATCATGAGTGAATTAAAAGCTTGGATGAATGCGGCAAATATTGACGCAGATATTTCTAAGCTCTCGAAACTTATGAGTGGCTGGCTCTTAAGCAAGCTACCTGCCATTCTCACACAAAAAGAAATCTCCTTTGAGGATCTACGCATCACTCCAGAAAATTTTGCTGAGTTTGTAAAACTTGTCTACGAAGGAGCGGTAAGTAGCACGAATGCACAAAAGCTTCTTGCTCTCATGGTTGATAGTGGCGCCGATCCAAGCCAGCTCATGGAAGACCATACGCTTGGACAAATTAGCGATCCTGCCATGATCACAGAAACGGTTGAGCGCTTAATCACACAAAACCCACAACAAACAGAACAGATAAAAAATGGTGAAGTAAAACTCGTTAAATGGTTTGTTGGTTGTGTCATGAAAGCAACAGAAGGACGCATTAATCCTGAGCTCGCAGAAGAAGAGCTTAAGAAACAACTCGGGATCGTATAA